One genomic region from Burkholderia latens encodes:
- a CDS encoding molybdopterin-containing oxidoreductase family protein, translating into MNALTQTVRAVCPHDCPDTCAMRVTVENGRAIKVTGDPDHPPTQGVLCTKVSRYAERVHHPDRLTVPLKRVGAKGEGRFVPISWGEALDEIGRRLVEIAARAPEAIVPYSYAGTMGLVQGEGLAQRFFHKIGASRLERTICAAAGTAGLRYTYGGNVGMHLEHFEESQLILIWGANPIASSLHFWTRAQEAKRRGARLIAIDPYRSLTAEKCHQHIALKPGTDGAFALGMMHVLITEDLLDHDYIVRHTLGFDALKARALSFPPERVAQICGIEASELIDLARRYGTTRKASIRLNYGMQRVRGGGNAVRAIASLPALTGAWRDRAGGLLLSSSESAPVDHAALLRPDLMPGWPRHLPRSINMNAIGDALLHPGDTTFGPKIEAMIVYNSNPVAVAPDSSKVAAGFARDDLFTVVLEHFKTDTVDFADIVLPATTQLEHLDVHKSYGHTYVMANLPVIAPVGEARPNTEIFRGIARSMGLDEPALYLSDEEVARAALRWNDPVLGSDWDSLKRAGWLKLKIADAPFANGGFRTPSGKCEFYSARLEQMGLDPVPDYLPPFESAESAPELAARYPLAMISPPARNFLNSTFVNVDSLRSTEGEPHLDMHPTDADARGIENGDVVRIFNDRGSMQAVARITDRARPGLVVGLSIWWKKLAPDGRNANEVTSQALTDLGNSATFYDCLVEVERI; encoded by the coding sequence ATGAACGCCCTTACACAGACAGTCCGGGCCGTCTGCCCGCATGACTGCCCGGACACGTGTGCAATGCGCGTGACTGTCGAAAACGGCAGGGCGATCAAGGTCACCGGCGACCCTGATCATCCACCCACGCAAGGCGTGTTATGTACGAAAGTCAGCCGATATGCGGAACGCGTTCACCATCCCGACCGTTTGACCGTGCCGCTCAAGCGCGTGGGAGCAAAGGGAGAAGGGCGCTTCGTGCCGATTAGCTGGGGCGAAGCGCTCGATGAGATCGGTCGTCGTCTGGTTGAAATCGCCGCGCGCGCGCCGGAGGCGATCGTCCCGTACAGCTATGCGGGCACGATGGGCCTCGTGCAGGGTGAAGGCCTGGCGCAGCGGTTTTTCCACAAAATCGGCGCATCGAGGCTGGAACGGACAATTTGCGCCGCAGCCGGTACGGCGGGACTGCGCTATACGTACGGTGGAAACGTCGGCATGCACCTCGAGCATTTCGAGGAAAGCCAGCTGATCCTGATCTGGGGCGCCAACCCGATCGCATCGAGCCTGCACTTCTGGACCCGCGCGCAGGAGGCCAAGCGCCGAGGCGCCCGTCTGATCGCAATCGATCCATATCGCTCGCTGACCGCAGAGAAATGTCATCAGCACATCGCATTGAAGCCTGGCACCGACGGGGCATTCGCGCTCGGGATGATGCACGTGCTGATCACTGAAGATCTGCTCGATCATGACTACATCGTCCGGCATACGCTCGGTTTCGACGCGCTGAAGGCGCGAGCGCTATCGTTTCCGCCCGAGCGTGTCGCGCAGATCTGCGGCATCGAAGCGTCGGAACTGATTGATCTGGCGCGCCGCTATGGCACGACGCGCAAGGCGTCGATCCGCCTGAATTACGGCATGCAGCGCGTACGCGGCGGCGGCAACGCCGTGCGCGCAATTGCCAGCCTGCCTGCGCTGACGGGCGCGTGGCGGGACCGCGCCGGCGGATTGCTGCTTTCGTCATCGGAATCCGCCCCGGTCGATCATGCGGCGCTGCTGCGCCCGGATCTGATGCCCGGCTGGCCGCGCCATCTGCCGCGCAGCATCAACATGAACGCGATCGGCGACGCGTTGCTGCATCCCGGCGATACGACCTTCGGGCCAAAGATCGAAGCGATGATCGTCTACAACTCGAACCCGGTTGCGGTTGCGCCCGACTCGTCGAAAGTGGCAGCGGGTTTCGCGCGCGACGATCTATTTACAGTGGTTCTTGAGCACTTCAAGACAGATACGGTCGATTTCGCCGACATTGTGCTGCCGGCGACGACGCAGCTCGAGCATCTCGATGTCCACAAGTCGTACGGCCACACGTACGTGATGGCAAATCTCCCCGTGATTGCGCCGGTCGGCGAAGCGCGGCCAAACACCGAAATCTTTCGCGGTATCGCGCGCAGCATGGGGCTCGACGAGCCTGCGCTTTATCTCAGCGACGAAGAGGTCGCGCGGGCGGCGTTGCGCTGGAATGATCCGGTGCTGGGCAGCGACTGGGACTCGCTGAAGCGAGCAGGTTGGTTGAAGCTCAAGATTGCGGACGCCCCGTTTGCGAATGGCGGCTTTCGCACCCCGTCCGGCAAGTGCGAGTTCTACAGCGCGCGCCTCGAGCAGATGGGGCTGGACCCGGTGCCCGATTACCTGCCGCCGTTCGAATCGGCGGAATCCGCGCCCGAGCTCGCCGCGCGTTATCCGCTCGCCATGATTTCGCCGCCGGCCCGAAACTTCCTGAACAGCACGTTCGTAAACGTGGATAGCCTGCGCAGCACCGAAGGCGAGCCGCATCTCGACATGCACCCCACAGACGCTGATGCGCGCGGGATCGAGAATGGGGACGTCGTGCGCATCTTCAACGACCGCGGATCGATGCAGGCCGTTGCGCGAATCACCGATCGCGCGCGGCCGGGACTCGTCGTCGGCCTGTCGATCTGGTGGAAAAAGTTGGCGCCGGACGGGCGGAACGCAAACGAAGTGACGAGCCAGGCTTTGACCGATCTCGGCAACTCGGCGACGTTTTACGACTGTCTCGTGGAGGTTGAGCGGATTTGA
- a CDS encoding anti-sigma factor family protein, with product MNIPPDEHDLQAYVDGQLDNDARAAVERYLALHPERAEQVKQWRQDAQRLRAALERARMPDDNPALDPAAIRARRAERTRMRFAMAASFVFCIGLGTFGGWQARGLDAQPAVAPMSDAVSAYRMMAVDRTAKADYRPTGANDLQRWFTARVGASAKLPDLSAAGFMPVGGRLFTTDRGATAVMVLYEDDAGRTLSFYVRPAESSHRLLPPGQRVDGALLARYGSVNGLNFAVVGPAGNLGEQAVQRALDQQI from the coding sequence ATGAACATTCCTCCCGACGAACACGATCTTCAAGCCTATGTCGACGGGCAACTCGACAACGACGCACGCGCCGCGGTCGAGCGGTATCTCGCGCTGCATCCCGAGCGCGCCGAACAGGTGAAGCAATGGCGCCAGGATGCGCAGCGACTGCGCGCGGCGCTGGAGCGCGCGCGGATGCCCGACGACAATCCGGCGCTCGATCCGGCAGCGATTCGCGCGCGGCGAGCCGAGCGCACGCGGATGCGGTTCGCGATGGCCGCCTCGTTCGTGTTCTGCATCGGGCTCGGCACGTTCGGTGGATGGCAGGCGCGTGGCCTGGACGCGCAGCCGGCTGTCGCGCCGATGAGCGACGCGGTCAGCGCTTACCGGATGATGGCGGTCGACCGGACGGCAAAGGCCGATTACCGGCCGACCGGTGCGAACGATCTGCAACGATGGTTCACCGCGCGCGTCGGCGCGTCGGCGAAGCTGCCGGATTTGAGTGCGGCCGGGTTCATGCCGGTTGGCGGCCGGTTGTTTACAACGGATCGTGGAGCCACGGCGGTAATGGTGCTCTACGAGGACGATGCCGGGCGGACGCTGAGTTTTTATGTACGGCCCGCGGAATCGTCTCACCGGTTGCTGCCGCCCGGGCAACGCGTGGACGGCGCGCTGCTGGCGCGGTATGGATCGGTGAACGGGCTCAACTTCGCGGTGGTCGGGCCGGCCGGTAATCTGGGGGAACAGGCCGTTCAGCGGGCGCTCGATCAGCAGATTTGA
- a CDS encoding catalase family peroxidase has translation MKQSSSSSPPREPARGWWRWAAIGGAVAGVAVAFGYVGGWLAPARLTPHRLVDALQTAGGGEHPGFRRNHAKGVCVTGYFEGNGAASAYSVAPFFKAVRTPVVGRFALPGGNPYAPDSSVPIRSLALKLTAPDGQQWRTGMNAMPVFPVATPQAFYAQLRATQPDPATGKPDPAKVKAFFGAHPETAAFRAWVKGAKPSASYVTESYYGLNAFYFVDAAGKRQAVRWRVVPEQTAGAGDVATAADPNVLQQDLTRRIAEGAQKWKLLVTLAEPGDPVDDATKTWPAQRTTIDAGTFVLDRVEPQDSGPCRDVNYDPTVLPQGIQASGDPLLAARSAAYADSYLRRTSEEAGVAGVARLSAEGR, from the coding sequence ATGAAGCAATCTTCCTCTTCCTCGCCGCCGCGCGAGCCGGCGCGCGGATGGTGGCGCTGGGCAGCGATCGGCGGCGCGGTGGCCGGCGTGGCCGTCGCGTTCGGGTATGTCGGCGGTTGGCTCGCGCCGGCGCGCCTGACGCCGCACCGGCTCGTCGACGCGCTGCAGACGGCCGGCGGCGGCGAGCATCCGGGCTTTCGGCGCAATCACGCGAAGGGCGTATGCGTGACCGGCTACTTCGAAGGCAACGGCGCCGCGAGCGCGTATTCGGTGGCGCCGTTTTTCAAGGCGGTGCGTACGCCGGTGGTCGGCCGGTTCGCGCTGCCTGGCGGCAATCCGTATGCGCCGGACAGCAGCGTGCCGATCCGCAGCCTGGCGCTGAAGCTCACCGCGCCGGACGGCCAGCAATGGCGGACCGGGATGAACGCGATGCCGGTGTTTCCGGTGGCAACGCCGCAGGCGTTCTACGCGCAATTGCGCGCGACGCAGCCGGATCCGGCGACGGGCAAGCCCGATCCGGCGAAGGTGAAGGCGTTTTTCGGCGCACATCCGGAGACGGCCGCGTTCCGCGCATGGGTGAAGGGTGCGAAACCGAGCGCGAGCTACGTCACCGAAAGCTATTACGGGCTGAACGCGTTCTACTTTGTCGACGCGGCCGGCAAGCGTCAGGCGGTGCGGTGGCGGGTCGTGCCGGAGCAGACGGCGGGTGCCGGCGATGTCGCGACGGCCGCGGATCCGAACGTGCTTCAGCAGGACCTGACGCGGCGCATCGCGGAAGGTGCGCAGAAATGGAAGTTGCTGGTCACGTTGGCCGAGCCCGGCGACCCGGTGGACGACGCGACCAAGACGTGGCCCGCGCAGCGGACGACGATCGACGCGGGCACGTTCGTGCTCGATCGCGTGGAACCGCAGGACAGCGGGCCGTGCCGGGACGTGAATTACGATCCGACGGTGCTGCCGCAGGGGATTCAGGCGTCGGGCGATCCGTTGCTGGCGGCGCGGTCGGCCGCGTATGCGGATTCGTATCTGCGCAGGACGAGTGAAGAGGCCGGCGTAGCCGGTGTGGCACGGTTGAGTGCGGAGGGACGGTGA
- a CDS encoding sigma-70 family RNA polymerase sigma factor, producing MPSNAPDDDALRELIPRLRRFALWLARDVHAADDLVQSTLERALSRWTSRRDDASLRSWLFTILYRQFLDGKRSAKRYAWLLGRIGSDDEPHWPSAEREVAARATLEAFGRLSDEQRSLLLLVAVEGFTYQEVADLLDVPIGTVMSRLSRARQALRQLSDGELPAPSLRLMKK from the coding sequence ATGCCCTCAAACGCCCCCGACGACGACGCATTGCGCGAACTCATTCCCCGGCTGCGACGCTTCGCGCTCTGGCTGGCGCGCGACGTCCATGCAGCCGACGATCTCGTCCAGTCGACGCTCGAGCGCGCGCTGTCGCGCTGGACGAGCCGCCGCGACGACGCGTCGCTGCGCAGCTGGCTGTTCACGATCCTTTACCGGCAGTTTCTCGACGGCAAACGCAGCGCGAAGCGCTATGCGTGGCTGCTGGGCCGCATCGGCTCCGACGACGAGCCGCACTGGCCGTCCGCCGAACGCGAAGTGGCCGCGCGCGCAACGCTGGAGGCGTTCGGGCGCCTGTCCGACGAGCAGCGCAGCCTGCTGCTGCTGGTCGCGGTCGAAGGCTTCACGTATCAGGAAGTCGCCGACCTGCTCGACGTGCCGATCGGCACGGTGATGTCGCGGCTATCGCGCGCGCGGCAGGCGCTGCGCCAGCTCAGCGACGGCGAACTTCCTGCCCCTTCCTTGCGGTTGATGAAGAAATGA
- a CDS encoding carboxymuconolactone decarboxylase family protein, translating into MAAKLNPFAAAPALMKNWMAVSVAAAGSLEPTLIELVKIRASQINACANCLNMHTTEAREQGETEQRINLLAAWREAPCYTDRERAALGWTDALTRLSEGHGGCEAAYAALNDHFSQEEQVKLTLMINVINGWNRLAVGFGLWIDPADAKAAAAKMVA; encoded by the coding sequence ATGGCTGCGAAACTCAATCCGTTTGCCGCTGCGCCCGCGCTGATGAAGAACTGGATGGCCGTATCGGTCGCCGCTGCCGGGAGCCTCGAGCCGACGCTGATCGAGCTGGTCAAGATCCGCGCGTCGCAGATCAACGCCTGCGCGAACTGCCTTAACATGCACACGACCGAGGCGCGTGAGCAAGGCGAGACCGAGCAGCGCATCAACCTGCTGGCCGCGTGGCGCGAAGCGCCCTGCTATACCGACCGCGAACGCGCGGCGCTCGGCTGGACCGATGCGCTGACACGGCTGTCGGAAGGCCACGGCGGGTGCGAAGCCGCGTACGCGGCGCTCAACGACCACTTCAGCCAGGAGGAACAAGTGAAACTCACGCTGATGATCAACGTGATCAACGGCTGGAACCGGCTCGCCGTCGGCTTCGGGCTGTGGATCGATCCGGCCGACGCGAAGGCTGCTGCCGCGAAGATGGTCGCTTGA
- a CDS encoding sigma-70 family RNA polymerase sigma factor: MTSVDPAPGSAAHHADAAASFDPLRRTLIRVAYRMLGSVADAEDIVQDAFIRWMGVDRTEVRVPEAFLRRMVMRMCLDQLKSARRQRETYIGPWLPEPVVDEDEQEDVTLPLMLALERLSPLERAAFLLHDVFGVEFDEIATTIQRDPAACRQLAARARTHVRDARPRFHVEKQRGIELAEAFFAASRSGDMRTLGAMLADDVSLHSDGGGKRVAAGKPVFGFERVMKVHEYLAGLFATHASKLVRAGFVNGLPGFVTLEADGELQTTALEIEGGKIVAIYVVRNPDKLKHLH; encoded by the coding sequence ATGACGAGCGTCGATCCGGCGCCCGGCAGCGCCGCACACCATGCCGATGCGGCGGCGAGCTTCGACCCGCTGCGTCGCACGCTGATCCGCGTCGCGTACCGGATGCTCGGTTCCGTCGCGGACGCCGAGGACATCGTGCAGGACGCGTTCATTCGCTGGATGGGCGTCGATCGCACCGAAGTGCGCGTGCCCGAAGCGTTCCTGCGCCGCATGGTGATGCGCATGTGTCTCGATCAATTGAAGTCCGCGCGGCGCCAGCGTGAAACGTATATCGGCCCGTGGCTGCCAGAACCGGTCGTCGACGAAGACGAGCAGGAAGACGTCACGCTGCCGCTGATGCTCGCACTCGAGCGGTTGTCGCCGCTGGAGCGCGCGGCGTTTTTGCTGCATGACGTGTTCGGCGTCGAATTCGACGAGATCGCGACGACGATCCAACGCGATCCGGCCGCGTGCCGGCAGCTCGCCGCGCGGGCGCGCACGCACGTGCGCGACGCGCGGCCGCGGTTCCACGTCGAAAAACAGCGCGGGATCGAGCTGGCCGAGGCGTTCTTCGCGGCGTCACGCAGCGGCGACATGCGCACGCTCGGCGCGATGCTTGCCGACGACGTGAGCCTGCATTCGGACGGCGGCGGTAAGCGCGTGGCCGCCGGCAAGCCGGTGTTCGGCTTCGAGCGTGTGATGAAGGTGCACGAGTATCTGGCCGGGCTGTTCGCGACGCACGCGTCGAAGCTCGTGCGTGCCGGATTCGTCAATGGGCTGCCGGGATTCGTCACGCTGGAAGCCGATGGCGAGCTGCAGACCACTGCGCTCGAGATCGAGGGCGGCAAGATCGTCGCGATCTACGTGGTGCGCAATCCGGACAAGCTGAAGCATCTGCATTGA
- the egtD gene encoding L-histidine N(alpha)-methyltransferase produces MRETSDLTATSGGLQPARDSRPSAFERDLIDGLSRTPRSIPPKYFYDATGSVLFDRICELPEYYPTRTELAILRDRAAEIVQRVGPHADIVEFGAGSLEKIRILLDAFAGNYANAPARYVPIDISADYLHGAAARLRAAYPWLDVAPIAADYTRAEQLAELTETPRRRIGFFPGSTIGNFSPEEADAFLRDAARLLRGGGLLVGADLVKDERTLHHAYNDAQGVTAQFNLNLLARANAELGADFDLDAFSHCAFYDRERQRIEMHLVSDIAQTVHVRGHVFRFEAGERIHTENSHKFTIDGFHVIARRAGFEPDTVWTDADNLFSVHWLRSVDDIRA; encoded by the coding sequence TTGCGCGAGACGTCTGACCTGACGGCCACGAGCGGTGGCCTGCAACCCGCCCGCGATTCGCGGCCCAGCGCGTTCGAGCGCGACCTGATCGACGGGCTGTCGCGCACGCCGCGCAGCATACCGCCGAAATATTTCTACGATGCGACGGGTTCCGTGCTGTTCGATCGCATCTGCGAACTGCCCGAGTATTACCCGACGCGCACCGAGCTCGCGATTCTGCGCGATCGCGCAGCCGAGATCGTGCAGCGCGTCGGCCCGCACGCGGATATCGTCGAATTCGGCGCGGGTTCGCTCGAGAAGATCCGCATCCTGCTCGACGCGTTCGCCGGCAACTACGCGAATGCACCCGCGCGCTACGTGCCGATCGACATCTCGGCGGACTATCTGCATGGCGCGGCCGCCCGGCTGCGCGCAGCGTATCCGTGGCTCGACGTCGCGCCGATCGCGGCCGACTACACGAGGGCCGAGCAACTGGCCGAGCTGACGGAGACGCCGCGGCGGCGCATCGGCTTTTTCCCGGGATCGACGATCGGCAACTTCTCGCCGGAAGAAGCCGATGCGTTCCTGCGCGATGCGGCGCGACTGTTGCGCGGCGGCGGCCTGCTCGTCGGCGCGGATCTCGTCAAGGACGAACGCACGCTGCATCACGCGTACAACGACGCGCAGGGCGTGACCGCGCAGTTCAACCTGAACTTGCTCGCGCGCGCGAACGCGGAGCTCGGCGCGGACTTCGACCTCGACGCGTTCTCGCATTGTGCGTTCTACGATCGCGAGCGGCAGCGCATCGAAATGCATCTCGTCAGCGATATCGCGCAGACAGTGCACGTTCGCGGCCACGTGTTCCGCTTCGAGGCCGGCGAGCGCATTCACACGGAGAATTCGCACAAGTTCACGATCGACGGTTTCCACGTGATCGCGCGGCGCGCGGGATTCGAGCCGGACACCGTATGGACCGATGCGGACAATCTGTTCAGCGTGCACTGGCTGCGCAGCGTCGACGACATCCGCGCGTAG
- a CDS encoding DUF2628 domain-containing protein: MAFFFFDTKTHVHRPRTMQSAGAPFVADPDFIAPLSGHCRPSRITFASPRPRRTTHDARPIKTTTRVARDREHAIMSEITTTASPANNEEIAAYVGKKAAWYENKWAIAASRKNRLSWNWAACFLGPVWIAYRCMYWQAAAVLGATMAVLFVELLFFPKYVESTSLDPVTIAIAVTLGWCANGIYKAHVERRIEKLRPSATSRESFLALLSAEGGTNWLAAIGFAIATPALGYLILILCNAAGGIE, encoded by the coding sequence GTGGCGTTTTTCTTTTTCGACACGAAAACGCACGTGCACCGTCCGCGCACGATGCAATCCGCGGGCGCTCCCTTCGTCGCCGATCCCGACTTCATCGCGCCACTCAGCGGCCACTGCCGGCCGAGTAGAATCACGTTCGCATCGCCGAGGCCGCGTCGAACGACGCACGATGCACGACCCATCAAAACGACAACGCGCGTCGCGCGCGACCGAGAGCACGCCATCATGTCCGAGATCACGACAACCGCATCGCCCGCGAACAACGAAGAAATCGCCGCCTATGTCGGCAAGAAAGCGGCGTGGTACGAGAACAAATGGGCAATCGCCGCATCGCGCAAGAACCGCCTGTCGTGGAACTGGGCTGCGTGCTTTCTGGGTCCGGTGTGGATCGCGTATCGCTGCATGTACTGGCAAGCGGCCGCCGTGCTCGGCGCGACGATGGCGGTCCTGTTCGTCGAGTTGCTGTTCTTCCCGAAATACGTCGAATCCACGTCACTCGATCCGGTCACGATCGCGATCGCCGTTACGCTCGGCTGGTGTGCGAACGGCATCTACAAGGCGCACGTCGAGCGTCGGATCGAGAAGCTGCGGCCCAGCGCGACATCGCGCGAATCGTTTCTTGCGCTGTTGAGTGCAGAGGGCGGCACGAACTGGCTCGCGGCGATCGGCTTCGCGATCGCGACGCCCGCGCTCGGCTATCTGATCCTGATCCTTTGCAATGCCGCCGGCGGTATCGAATAA
- the egtB gene encoding ergothioneine biosynthesis protein EgtB, which yields MSLPASELQRRYQDVRNHSVELTATLSAEDQAVQSMPDASPTKWHLAHTTWFFETVVLMRRVPGYAPFNDAFQFLFNSYYEALGPRHPRPQRGLLTRPSLAEVHAYRQHVDEAMLNALAGADSTLFDTIAPEVELGLHHEQQHQELITTDMLHAFSCNPLKPAFRPRREADPHALAAGDAGPLRWLRQPGGLVEIGHDGDAFSFDNERPRHTALVRPYEIANRLVTNAEFAAFIADGGYARPEFWLSDGWATVQREGWQAPAYWLSSDDGATAPHEWRTFGLHGVEPFAPDAPVCHVSFYEAAAYAEWAGARLPTEFEWEAAFGADGIREMLGHVWQWTRSSYEPYPGFRPLAGVAAEYNGKFMVGQQVLRGSSIATPPGHERPTYRNFFPPAARWQFTGVRLARDV from the coding sequence ATGAGCCTCCCAGCATCCGAGCTTCAGCGCCGTTACCAGGACGTGCGCAACCATAGCGTCGAATTGACGGCGACGTTGTCCGCCGAAGACCAGGCCGTGCAGTCGATGCCCGACGCGAGCCCGACGAAGTGGCACCTCGCGCATACGACCTGGTTCTTCGAAACAGTCGTGCTGATGCGTCGCGTGCCCGGCTACGCGCCGTTCAACGACGCATTCCAGTTCCTGTTCAACTCGTATTACGAAGCGCTGGGTCCGCGTCACCCGCGGCCGCAGCGCGGGCTGCTCACGCGTCCGTCGCTCGCCGAAGTGCATGCATATCGACAGCACGTCGACGAAGCGATGTTGAATGCGCTCGCCGGTGCCGATTCGACGCTCTTCGACACGATCGCGCCGGAGGTCGAGCTCGGGCTGCATCACGAGCAGCAGCACCAGGAGCTAATCACGACCGACATGCTCCATGCGTTCTCGTGCAATCCGCTGAAGCCGGCGTTCCGGCCGCGCCGCGAAGCGGACCCGCACGCACTCGCCGCCGGCGACGCCGGCCCGCTGCGCTGGCTGCGCCAGCCGGGCGGCCTCGTCGAAATCGGCCACGACGGCGACGCGTTTTCGTTCGACAACGAGCGGCCGCGCCATACGGCACTCGTGCGGCCGTACGAGATCGCGAACCGGCTCGTGACGAACGCGGAGTTCGCGGCGTTCATCGCCGACGGCGGCTACGCGCGCCCGGAGTTCTGGCTGTCGGACGGCTGGGCGACCGTGCAGCGGGAAGGGTGGCAAGCGCCCGCATACTGGCTGTCCTCCGACGACGGCGCGACGGCGCCGCACGAATGGCGCACGTTCGGGCTGCACGGCGTCGAGCCGTTTGCACCCGATGCGCCGGTGTGCCACGTGAGCTTTTACGAAGCCGCCGCGTATGCGGAATGGGCGGGCGCGCGGCTGCCGACCGAGTTCGAATGGGAAGCGGCGTTCGGCGCGGACGGCATTCGCGAAATGCTCGGCCACGTGTGGCAGTGGACACGTTCGTCGTACGAACCGTATCCAGGCTTTCGGCCGCTTGCCGGGGTAGCGGCCGAATACAACGGCAAGTTCATGGTCGGTCAGCAAGTGCTGCGCGGCAGCAGCATCGCGACGCCGCCCGGGCACGAACGGCCGACGTACCGCAATTTCTTTCCGCCGGCCGCGCGCTGGCAATTCACGGGAGTGCGACTTGCGCGAGACGTCTGA
- a CDS encoding cytochrome b gives MKSATTFSLPARVLHWVMAAMVLTMLFVGVGMVASVSRRHDFLVALHKPLGIAVLVMVCVRIAVRLSSKPPGLPDDLPWWQKVAAHGSHLVLYALMVAMPLIGWAMLSAGGYPVTLGGGVQLPALVSADPVTFAWLRVAHRVLAYLFFLTFIAHFAAALYHGLIRRDGVVRAMVGR, from the coding sequence ATGAAGTCTGCTACGACGTTTAGTTTGCCGGCGAGGGTGCTGCATTGGGTGATGGCCGCGATGGTTCTCACGATGCTGTTCGTCGGCGTGGGGATGGTGGCGTCGGTTTCCCGGCGGCATGACTTTTTGGTGGCTTTGCACAAACCATTGGGAATCGCGGTGCTGGTGATGGTTTGCGTCCGGATCGCGGTGCGGCTTTCATCGAAGCCACCGGGGCTGCCTGACGATTTGCCCTGGTGGCAGAAGGTGGCCGCGCATGGGTCGCACCTGGTGCTGTATGCGCTGATGGTCGCGATGCCGCTGATCGGGTGGGCGATGCTGTCGGCTGGCGGCTATCCGGTGACGTTGGGCGGCGGCGTGCAATTGCCGGCACTAGTCTCCGCTGATCCAGTGACGTTTGCGTGGCTTCGGGTCGCGCACCGTGTGTTGGCTTACCTGTTCTTCCTGACGTTCATCGCGCACTTTGCGGCTGCGCTGTATCACGGGTTGATCCGGCGGGATGGTGTGGTGAGGGCAATGGTCGGGCGGTGA